The DNA segment CCCAAGAATGCGTCCGACATGATCATGGCGCGCCAGCTGGCCAATATTGCTGGCGAGGCCCATCGCCACAAGCCGATGATGATCGCCAAGATCGAACGCGCCGAGGCGATTCCTGCCCTGCAGGAAATCCTCGATGCTTCCGACGGCATCATGGTGGCGCGCGGCGACCTGGCGGTGGAAGTGGGCAATGCCGCCGTGCCGGCGCTGCAAAAGCGCATGATCAAGATGGCGCGCGCCTCCAACAAGGTAGCCATTACGGCCACCCAAATGATGGAATCGATGATCGTCAATGCGATCCCGACGCGCGCCGAAGTCTCCGACGTGGCCAACGCCGTGCTGGACGGCACCGACGCCGTGATGACCTCGGCCGAAACCGCGTCCGGCCGCTATCCGATTGAAACCGTCGAAGCCATGGCGGCGATCTGCCTGGAAGCGGAAAAGTCCGAGGAATACTCGCTGGACGATGACTTCATGAACAAGACCTTTACCCGCATCGACCAGTCGATCGCGTATGGCGCCTTGTTTACCGCCCACCACCTGGGTGTGAAAGCGATTGTTGCCCTGACCGAATCCGGTTCCACGGCCCTCTGGATGAGCCGCTACGATATTGCCATTCCCATCCTGGCGATGACCCACGTCCTGGGCACCCAGCGCAAGGCTTCCCTGTACCGCAATGTGCAGACCTTCGAAATGAACCATTCGCTCGATAGCGAAGCCGTCATGAAAGCCGCGGAAGATTTGCTTCTAGCCAAGGGCCTGGTGCAAAAAGGTGACATGATCGTGGTGACCTGGGGCGAGCCGATGGGACAGGTCGGCGGCACGAATGCCCTGAAGATCGTGCGTGTCGGGGAAAACTGTTAATACTGATTTATTTGATTTGATTATTAGGGAGATTTACCATGCCACTCGTATCGATGCGCCAGTTGCTCGACCATGCCGCCGAAAACGGCTACGGTTTGCCGGCATTCAACGTCAATAACCTGGAACAGGTTTCCGCCATCATGGCTGCCGCCGATGAAGTCGGCGCGCCGGTGATCATGCAAGCCTCGGCGGGCGCGCGCAAGTATGCCGGTGAAGCCTTCCTGCGCCACCTGATTTCGGCGGCCGTGGAAGCCTACCCGCATATCCCGGTGGTCATGCACCAGGATCACGGCCAGTCGCCGGCGGTCTGCATGGCAGCCATCAAGTCCGGCTTCACCTCGGTGATGATGGATGGCTCGCTGACCGAAGACGGCAAGACCGTTGCCAGCTACGAATACAACGTCGACGTCTCGCGCGAAGTGGTGAAGTTCTCGCATTCGATCGGCGTTACCGTCGAAGCCGAGCTGGGCGTGCTCGGTTCGCTGGAAACCATGAAGGGCGACAAGGAAGACGGCCACGGCGCCGAAGGCACCATGACCCGCGAGCAGCTCCTGACCGACGTCGCCCAGGCTGCCGATTTCGTCAAGCAGACCCAGTGCGACGCCCTGGCGATCGCCATCGGCACTTCGCACGGCGCCTACAAATTCTCGCGCAAGCCCACCGGCGACATCCTGGCGATCGACCGCATCAAGGAAATCCACGCGCGCATCCCCAACACCCACCTGGTGATGCACGGTTCGTCTTCCGTGCCGCAGGAATTGCTGGCCGTGATCCGCGAATTCGGCGGCGACATGAAAGAAACCTATGGCGTGCCGGTCGAGGAAATCCAGGAAGGCATCAAGCATGGCGTGCGCAAGATCAATATCGACACCGATATTCGCCTGGCCATGACTGCAGCGATCCGTCGCTACCTGTTCGAGAACCCGTCCAAGTTCGATCCGCGCGATTACCTGAAGCCGGCCCGCGAAGCTGCGATGCAAATCTGCAAGGCGCGTTACCTGCAGTTCGGTTGCGAAGGCCAGGCCGCCAAGATCAAGCCGCTGTCGCTGGACAAGATCGCAGAGAAGTACAAGAAAGGCGAACTCTCGCAAATCGTGCAGTAACGTTTGCAAGTTCCTCCATCGGCCGGCGGCGCAGGCTGCCGGCCAGTATCAAGATAATCCCCATGAACAGCCTCTACCAATCCAGCATCACCTCCCTCCAACTCCTTGGCCGCGGCAAGGTGCGCGACAACTACGCCGTCGGTGACGACAAGATCCTCATCGTCACCACCGACCGCCTGTCGGCCTTCGACGTGGTGATGAACGAGCCGATTCCCGCCAAGGGCCGCGTCCTGAATCAGATGTCCGACTTCTGGTTCGACAAGCTCGCCGGTATCGTCCCCAACCACCTGACCGGCATCGCGCCGGAAACCGTGGTGGCGCCGGCAGAGGTGGAGCAGGTCAAGGGCCGCGCAGTCGTGGCCAAGCGCCTGCAGCCGATCATGGTGGAGGCAGTCGTACGCGGCTATATCATCGGCTCGGGCTGGAAGGATTACCAGGCCACCGGCGCCATTTGCGGCATCGCCTTGCCCGCCGGCCTGCGCCAGGCCGACAAGCTGGCCGAGCCCATTTTCACGCCGGCGGCCAAGGCCGATATCGGCGAGCACGATGAAAACATCAGCTTTGAAGAGATGGAAAAGCGCATCGGCAAGGAACTGGCGGCAAAGATGCGCGACATCAGCATCCAGTTGTACAAGACTGCCGCGGATTACGCTGCCACGCGCGGCATCATCATTGCCGACACCAAGTTCGAATTCGGCCTGGATGAAAACGGTGCATTGCACCTGATGGACGAGGTGCTGACTGCCGACTCCTCGCGTTTCTGGCCGGCCGACTCCTACGCGCCGGGCATGTCGCCGCCGTCGTTCGACAAGCAGTTCGTGCGCGACTACCTGGAAACCCTGAGCGACTGGAACAAGACTGCGCCGGCCCCGGCACTGCCTGCCGACGTGATCGAAAAGACCGGCGCCAAGTACCGCGAAGCGCTCCAGCGCCTGACCGGCGAAACCCTGAAGGATTGAGAGGCCGCCATGTCTGAACAAGCGAAACAGGCTGCGCCCCTGGTCGGCGTGGTGATGGGTTCTTCCTCTGACTGGGAAGTGATGCAGAACGCCGTGGCGGTGCTCAAGGAATTTGGCATACCGTTTGAAGCGCAAGTGATTTCCGCGCACCGCATGCCCGACGAAATGTTTACCTATGCCGAGACGGCGCGCCAGCGCGGCCTGCGCGCGATCATCGCCGGCGCAGGCGGCGCAGCCCATTTGCCGGGCATGATCGCCGCCAAGACCATCGTCCCGGTGCTGGGCGTGCCGGTGCCATCCAAGTATCTGCGCGGCGAGGATTCGCTGCTGTCGATCGTGCAAATGCCCAAGGGTATCCCTGTTGCGACCTTCGCCATCGGCGAAGCGGGCGCGGCCAACGCCGCCCTGACGGCGGTGGCCATCCTGGCCTCGACCGACAATGAACTCGCCGTGCGCCTGCTGGATTTTCGCGCCAAGCAAACCCAGGCGGCGCAAGCCATGAGCCTGCCGGCATGAGCGGGCAAAAGCCTCCTTTCGTGCCATCCGCCACGCCGCCGACCTGGCTGGGCGTGATGGGCGGCGGCCAGCTTGGCCGCATGTTCGTGCACGCCGCGCAAGCCATGGGCTTCAAGGTGGCCGTGCTGGAGCCGGCGCGCGATTGCCCGGCCGGGCATGCCGCCGATTACCTGCTGACCGCCGGCTACAACGATCCGGTCGCGCTGAACCAGCTTTCCGGCCTGTGCGCGGCGGTCACTACCGAATTTGAAAACGTCCCGGCGCAAAGCCTGGCGCAGCTGGCGGCGCACAGCTTTGTCGCGCCGGCGGCCGCCAGTGTGTCGGTGGCTCAGGACCGCATCGTTGAAAAGCGCTTCTTCACCGAGTGCGCCGCGACCTCGCATGTGCTGCCGGCGCCGCACAAGGTCATTGCCAGCGAAGCTGACATCGACGCCATCACGCCTGAGCTGTTGCCGGGCATTCTGAAAACCGCCCGCCTCGGTTACGACGGCAAGGGCCAGGTGCGGGTGCGCACGCAGGAAGAAGTGCGCGCAGCTTTCAGGGAAATGCAGGGCGTGACCTGCGTGCTGGAAAAGATGCTGCCGCTGGCTTATGAAGTCTCGGTGCTGGCCGCGCGCGGCGCCGACGGCGAATCGGCGGTGTACCCGATCGCTGAAAACGTCCACCGCGACGGCATCCTGTTTTCCACTACCGTGCCCGGTCCGAATGTCTCGGACGAATGCGCGCGCCGCGCGCAGCATGCGGCGCTGGCCATCATCG comes from the Janthinobacterium sp. 17J80-10 genome and includes:
- the pyk gene encoding pyruvate kinase is translated as MRRATKIVATIGPVSSDLDTLTRMIQAGVDVVRLNFSHGKAQDHIDRARLVREAAQACGREVAIMADLQGPKIRVGKFEHGKIMLEKGAKFILDANCEMGNQDQVGLDYKELPRDLKPRDVLLLNDGLIVLVVDKVVGSAIHTTVKIGGELSNNKGINRQGGGLSAPALTAKDMEDVKTAMAMQADYVAVSFPKNASDMIMARQLANIAGEAHRHKPMMIAKIERAEAIPALQEILDASDGIMVARGDLAVEVGNAAVPALQKRMIKMARASNKVAITATQMMESMIVNAIPTRAEVSDVANAVLDGTDAVMTSAETASGRYPIETVEAMAAICLEAEKSEEYSLDDDFMNKTFTRIDQSIAYGALFTAHHLGVKAIVALTESGSTALWMSRYDIAIPILAMTHVLGTQRKASLYRNVQTFEMNHSLDSEAVMKAAEDLLLAKGLVQKGDMIVVTWGEPMGQVGGTNALKIVRVGENC
- the fba gene encoding class II fructose-bisphosphate aldolase (catalyzes the reversible aldol condensation of dihydroxyacetonephosphate and glyceraldehyde 3-phosphate in the Calvin cycle, glycolysis, and/or gluconeogenesis), encoding MPLVSMRQLLDHAAENGYGLPAFNVNNLEQVSAIMAAADEVGAPVIMQASAGARKYAGEAFLRHLISAAVEAYPHIPVVMHQDHGQSPAVCMAAIKSGFTSVMMDGSLTEDGKTVASYEYNVDVSREVVKFSHSIGVTVEAELGVLGSLETMKGDKEDGHGAEGTMTREQLLTDVAQAADFVKQTQCDALAIAIGTSHGAYKFSRKPTGDILAIDRIKEIHARIPNTHLVMHGSSSVPQELLAVIREFGGDMKETYGVPVEEIQEGIKHGVRKINIDTDIRLAMTAAIRRYLFENPSKFDPRDYLKPAREAAMQICKARYLQFGCEGQAAKIKPLSLDKIAEKYKKGELSQIVQ
- a CDS encoding phosphoribosylaminoimidazolesuccinocarboxamide synthase, which codes for MNSLYQSSITSLQLLGRGKVRDNYAVGDDKILIVTTDRLSAFDVVMNEPIPAKGRVLNQMSDFWFDKLAGIVPNHLTGIAPETVVAPAEVEQVKGRAVVAKRLQPIMVEAVVRGYIIGSGWKDYQATGAICGIALPAGLRQADKLAEPIFTPAAKADIGEHDENISFEEMEKRIGKELAAKMRDISIQLYKTAADYAATRGIIIADTKFEFGLDENGALHLMDEVLTADSSRFWPADSYAPGMSPPSFDKQFVRDYLETLSDWNKTAPAPALPADVIEKTGAKYREALQRLTGETLKD
- the purE gene encoding 5-(carboxyamino)imidazole ribonucleotide mutase, producing the protein MSEQAKQAAPLVGVVMGSSSDWEVMQNAVAVLKEFGIPFEAQVISAHRMPDEMFTYAETARQRGLRAIIAGAGGAAHLPGMIAAKTIVPVLGVPVPSKYLRGEDSLLSIVQMPKGIPVATFAIGEAGAANAALTAVAILASTDNELAVRLLDFRAKQTQAAQAMSLPA
- a CDS encoding 5-(carboxyamino)imidazole ribonucleotide synthase; translation: MSGQKPPFVPSATPPTWLGVMGGGQLGRMFVHAAQAMGFKVAVLEPARDCPAGHAADYLLTAGYNDPVALNQLSGLCAAVTTEFENVPAQSLAQLAAHSFVAPAAASVSVAQDRIVEKRFFTECAATSHVLPAPHKVIASEADIDAITPELLPGILKTARLGYDGKGQVRVRTQEEVRAAFREMQGVTCVLEKMLPLAYEVSVLAARGADGESAVYPIAENVHRDGILFSTTVPGPNVSDECARRAQHAALAIIGKLEYVGVLCIEFFVLQDGSLVVNEMAPRPHNSGHYTIDACITSQFAQQARAMARLPLGDVRQHSPAVMLNILGDIWFEGDSDNAREPVWDKVLALRGANLHLYGKDDPRRGRKMGHVTFVAPSLAEAQESFDAACRMLGIPA